One stretch of Rhinatrema bivittatum chromosome 8, aRhiBiv1.1, whole genome shotgun sequence DNA includes these proteins:
- the MIS12 gene encoding protein MIS12 homolog: protein MSGDPMTYETQFFGFTPQTCILRVYIAFQDYLFEVMLVVEKVIMKKLEGFPNCDISPFLIRESTEKCLLFMKKHFNFLFCKMEQMLLNFVLNIPENVLLPEDKVHEQYPYSKEEFQLLQNETEQLQQQCKAETYAREALLVELEEQKLVQAELEKILQWFDGLENVCKEHGNSDLKGSFSFLVQNSRKLQDMKKDIDLKSKKLKLEETPSYQMTLRTNKKVK, encoded by the coding sequence ATGTCAGGAGACCCCATGACATACGAGACACAGTTTTTTGGATTCACACCACAAACTTGCATTCTTCGAGTTTACATTGCCTTTCAAGATTACCTTTTTGAAGTGATGTTGGTTGTTGAGAAGGTCATCATGAAGAAACTAGAAGGTTTCCCAAATTGTGATATTAGTCCATTCCTGATCCGGGAGAGCACAGAGAAGTGCCTTCTCTtcatgaaaaaacattttaatttcttattcTGTAAGATGGAACAAATGCTTTTGAACTTTGTGTTGAACATCCCTGAAAATGTTTTACTTCCTGAGGACAAGGTCCATGAGCAGTACCCCTACAGCAAGGAAGAGTTTCAACTTCTCCAGAACGAGACTGAGCAACTACAGCAGCAGTGTAAGGCAGAAACATATGCTAGGGAGGCACTTTTGGTAGAATTGGAGGAGCAGAAACTGGTTCAGGCAGAGCTAGAAAAGATATTGCAGTGGTTTGATGGGCTGGAGAATGTTTGCAAGGAACATGGAAACAGTGACTTAAAGGGGAGCTTTTCTTTTTTGGTACAGAACTCCAGGAAACTGCAagacatgaaaaaggacattgatTTGAAAAGCAAAAAACTAAAATTGGAGGAAACGCCATCCTATCAAATGACATTACGTACcaacaaaaaagtaaaatga